One Nonomuraea angiospora DNA segment encodes these proteins:
- a CDS encoding transglycosylase SLT domain-containing protein, with protein MSPLDEVRAAPGGAELADLAAKVIGDPGGIASAANAWRAAAGTGQRHTEAIRTATAGVGGAWQGGSAEAFTGYMGQVVRCGDGLRQALQECAGHLDAAASTLRSAESRALETCHAYAAAAQEVRGREPRPTEEQVAQSLKPALDQARGTLRQLVADTGTVLSDTAGKIQKALATIPDVAAELGEPDAQPFAPRAGRALGWSPARQEPGTTALAASTGSSSSGFAGYGPSGPPPPGGGPAPQGQIAGWINQAVEILKANGYPVEKMNVNDIYTIIRHESGGNPNSVNTWDSNAARGTPSKGLMQTIDPTFQRWKLPGHDNVYNPVDNIIAGVRYAIERYGSVSNVPGVVGLKTGGGYRGY; from the coding sequence ATGAGCCCGCTCGACGAGGTCAGAGCCGCGCCGGGTGGCGCCGAGCTGGCCGACCTGGCCGCCAAGGTGATCGGCGACCCGGGCGGGATCGCCTCGGCGGCGAACGCCTGGCGCGCCGCCGCCGGCACCGGTCAGCGGCACACCGAGGCGATCCGCACCGCGACCGCCGGCGTGGGCGGCGCGTGGCAGGGCGGCAGCGCGGAGGCGTTCACCGGCTACATGGGCCAGGTGGTGCGCTGCGGCGACGGGCTGCGGCAGGCGCTGCAGGAGTGCGCGGGCCACCTCGACGCCGCCGCGAGCACGCTGCGCTCGGCCGAGTCGCGGGCGCTGGAGACCTGCCACGCCTACGCCGCCGCCGCGCAGGAGGTGCGGGGCCGCGAGCCGCGGCCCACCGAGGAGCAGGTCGCCCAGAGCCTGAAACCCGCGCTCGACCAGGCCCGCGGCACGCTGCGGCAGCTTGTGGCCGACACCGGCACGGTCCTGTCCGACACGGCGGGAAAGATCCAGAAGGCGCTCGCAACGATCCCGGACGTCGCCGCCGAGCTGGGCGAGCCGGACGCGCAGCCCTTCGCCCCCCGCGCGGGCAGGGCGCTCGGCTGGTCGCCCGCGCGGCAGGAGCCGGGCACGACCGCGCTGGCCGCGAGCACGGGCTCGTCGAGCTCCGGGTTCGCCGGGTACGGCCCCAGCGGCCCGCCCCCGCCCGGCGGCGGGCCCGCCCCTCAAGGACAGATCGCCGGCTGGATCAACCAGGCCGTCGAGATCCTCAAGGCCAACGGCTACCCGGTCGAGAAGATGAACGTCAACGACATCTACACGATCATCCGGCACGAGTCCGGCGGCAATCCGAACAGCGTCAACACCTGGGACTCCAACGCGGCCAGAGGCACGCCGTCCAAGGGGCTGATGCAGACGATCGACCCCACCTTCCAGCGCTGGAAGCTGCCGGGACACGACAACGTCTACAACCCGGTGGACAACATCATCGCGGGCGTCCGGTACGCCATCGAGCGCTACGGCTCGGTCTCGAACGTGCCCGGCGTGGTCGGGCTGAAGACCGGCGGCGGCTACCGCGGCTACTGA
- a CDS encoding ArsR/SmtB family transcription factor, whose protein sequence is MSSTPRLYVSVSPNLTVLAMIADALAGRRRGLPELWRRAISSRVGPLGHEAVRPLAAPGHSVAPDILVPHTPIGQDVSMQAQISALHDTPPDRLITDLEQAFGPGPLPAHWRSAAERPGRWLLGYAGALADVWNTTEPLWKRGRPLLDREIERVGVATVRGGPELLLGALSERIVYGERGLLIPDLEPGTFELGDRKIVLVPMLAGKDALILGLDDPEAVWIAYPVRGADSLWRKPVAPAVDELTALVGPVRADLLCALDQPMTMSMLATDMKIAPSGLTYHCDRLRAGRLITRERRGREVWIARTHRADELLELFRR, encoded by the coding sequence GTGAGCTCCACACCCCGGCTATATGTCTCCGTCTCGCCCAACCTGACCGTCCTCGCCATGATCGCCGACGCCCTCGCCGGCCGCCGCCGCGGCCTGCCCGAACTCTGGCGGCGCGCGATCAGCTCGCGCGTCGGCCCGCTGGGCCACGAGGCCGTACGCCCGCTGGCCGCACCCGGCCACTCCGTCGCGCCGGACATCCTGGTGCCGCACACGCCCATCGGCCAGGACGTCTCCATGCAGGCCCAGATCAGCGCCCTGCACGACACGCCGCCCGACCGCCTGATCACGGACCTCGAGCAGGCGTTCGGCCCGGGGCCGCTGCCGGCGCACTGGCGGTCGGCGGCCGAGCGGCCGGGCCGCTGGCTGCTCGGCTACGCCGGCGCCCTGGCCGACGTCTGGAACACCACCGAGCCCCTGTGGAAGCGCGGCCGCCCGCTGCTGGACAGGGAGATCGAACGGGTCGGCGTCGCCACCGTGCGCGGCGGCCCCGAACTGCTGCTCGGCGCACTCAGCGAGCGCATCGTGTACGGCGAGCGCGGCCTGCTCATCCCGGACCTCGAACCCGGCACGTTCGAGCTGGGCGACCGCAAGATCGTCCTGGTGCCGATGCTGGCCGGCAAGGACGCCCTGATCCTCGGCCTGGACGACCCGGAGGCGGTGTGGATCGCCTACCCCGTGCGCGGGGCGGACTCGTTGTGGCGCAAGCCCGTCGCGCCGGCCGTGGACGAGCTGACGGCGCTCGTGGGGCCGGTCCGCGCGGACCTGCTGTGCGCGCTCGACCAGCCCATGACCATGTCGATGCTGGCCACCGACATGAAGATCGCGCCCAGCGGCCTCACGTACCACTGCGACCGGCTGCGGGCCGGGCGGCTGATCACGCGTGAGCGCCGCGGGCGCGAGGTGTGGATCGCCCGCACCCATCGGGCGGACGAACTGCTGGAGCTGTTCCGGCGTTGA